Proteins from one Impatiens glandulifera chromosome 2, dImpGla2.1, whole genome shotgun sequence genomic window:
- the LOC124927088 gene encoding 60S ribosomal protein L39-1: protein MPSHKSLKIKLKLGKKMRQNRPIPHWIRLRTDNTIRYNAKRRHWRRTKLGF from the exons ATG CCGTCGCACAAGTCGTTGAAGATTAAGTTGAAGCTCGGGAAGAAGATGAGGCAGAACAGGCCCATCCCTCATTGGATTCGTCTGAGGACTGATAACACCATCAG GTACAATGCCAAGCGTAGGCACTGGCGCCGAACAAAGCTAGGGTTTTGA
- the LOC124925112 gene encoding phenolic glucoside malonyltransferase 2-like — protein MDEPTQSVRVLEICNIPPRDPNSVKDSLPLTFFDLLWLRNPPSRRLFFFHYPCSLHCFSQSVLPRLKQSLSAALNPYPHLAGNVTWDKDEKIPTLHYFPGDAVSVTIAEATTAVDFHRISTKEDLCGVDNLFSLLPPLSVSPERAAVMALQITLFPNNGFSIGYTTNHAVIDGKTTALFMKSWAWFCRSGGDTTSLPADLTPFYDRKNLKNLDEAYLAHYEGESNKTLMKREINSLPDMVIGNFMLTSADLEKIKISLKHLNTRITNFMAAAAYTWTCSVRAQDVGNSKNVNLVIPVDCRNRSESGSIPPTYFGNCIGPLIVSASRKDLTGGNGLETAAKVMIEGFDRKVFGREERWLPELMDACHEIVYAVAGSPRFGLYEVDFGWGRPRNVQLVWNRSRIFHFQDAAGDANDGGIEISMVMGKTEILTFSSLFITCLDALS, from the coding sequence ATGGATGAACCTACCCAATCAGTGAGGGTGCTTGAGATTTGTAATATACCACCACGAGATCCAAATTCAGTTAAAGATTCCCTTCCTCTTACGTTTTTTGATCTCTTATGGCTCAGAAATCCTCCGAGCCGTCGCCTTTTCTTCTTCCATTACCCGTGTTCACTCCACTGCTTCTCTCAGTCTGTCCTTCCTCGGCTTAAACAATCTCTCTCTGCCGCCCTAAACCCATATCCTCATCTTGCCGGAAATGTCACTTGGGACAAAGATGAAAAAATCCCAACTCTTCACTATTTCCCTGGCGATGCAGTCTCCGTCACCATTGCCGAAGCCACCACCGCCGTCGATTTCCATCGCATCTCAACCAAGGAGGACCTCTGCGGAGTCGACAACCTTTTTTCCCTCCTCCCACCTTTGTCAGTATCTCCTGAACGGGCTGCCGTGATGGCCCTGCAGATCACCCTGTTTCCAAACAACGGTTTCTCCATAGGTTACACCACCAATCACGCCGTGATTGACGGAAAAACCACGGCATTGTTCATGAAATCATGGGCTTGGTTTTGTAGATCTGGCGGAGACACGACATCGTTACCGGCGGATCTGACCCCGTTCTACGATCGGAAGAATTTGAAGAATTTGGACGAAGCTTATTTAGCACATTATGAAGGGGAGAGTAATAAAACACTTATGAAACGGGAAATCAACTCTCTTCCCGATATGGTGATTGGAAATTTCATGTTAACAAGTGCCGATCTTGAAAAGATAAAGATTTCCCTGAAACATTTGAATACCCGAATAACTAATTTCATGGCGGCGGCGGCTTATACATGGACATGCTCTGTTAGAGCCCAGGATGTAGGAAATTCTAAGAATGTGAACCTGGTAATCCCGGTGGACTGCAGGAATCGGTCGGAATCAGGGTCAATTCCTCCGACATATTTCGGTAACTGCATTGGTCCGTTGATAGTGTCGGCTAGTAGGAAGGATCTGACGGGAGGAAATGGGTTAGAAACGGCTGCGAAGGTGATGATAGAAGGGTTTGATCGGAAGGTGTTCGGAAGGGAAGAGAGATGGCTGCCGGAGCTTATGGATGCATGTCATGAGATAGTGTACGCAGTTGCAGGGTCGCCGAGATTCGGTTTATACGAGGTTGATTTTGGGTGGGGGAGACCGAGGAATGTTCAGCTGGTCTGGAACAGAAGCCGGATCTTTCATTTTCAGGATGCCGCCGGAGATGCTAACGACGGTGGGATCGAGATTTCTATGGTTATGGGGAAAACAGAGATTCTAACTTTCTCTTCACTCTTCATTACTTGTCTCGATGCTCTTTCATAG
- the LOC124925113 gene encoding uncharacterized protein LOC124925113, with protein sequence MESSDPKVGDGHIPPVPETEGRLSVASSSSTSSFNSIVNTNDDIEMEDDDEEEEYEEHKPQLPPMSPQSSSNNLTSATTTETDGTIGSSSSDQLQPFTGYDSNRIPSAVFSRKPTNRMEWSVASNESLFSIHMGNNSFSMGPDMMMPFDFGNEMKPGLNDANAPFGLPTTAEGVENSNDSSRMNSISSNLKEEDNSMIRQQPSPMIPKKDATNHSFDITNNVQEPNSPSGGMIPVSTGGTYSGSDVSNHTRDSSSVTGTHVSRESGTSSSSFAFPLLASESGTKKRLNAAAPEQPTVAIIDDHDRVEEKPKSGPQTVPEAETAAANQANGGEKKTSWLSCFSCFSRFNCKMSNQSGCFAKGNDKEDKVDD encoded by the exons ATGGAATCCTCCGATCCTAAAGTTGGAGATGGCCATATACCACCTGTACCAGAAACTGAAGGAAGATTGTCTGTTGCATCTTCCTCGTCAACATCATCCTTCAATTCAATAGTGAACACAAACGACGACATCGAAatggaagatgatgatgaagaagaagaatatgaagaacaTAAACCACAATTACCACCTATGTCTCCTCAAAGTTCAAGTAATAATTTGACAAGTGCAACAACAACAGAAACAGATGGTACAATCGGGAGTAGTAGTTCAGATCAGTTACAACCCTTCACCGGCTACGATTCCAACAGAATCCCTTCTGCAGTTTTCTCAAGAAAACCGACTAATCGAATGGAATGGAGCGTGGCATCAAACGAGTCTTTATTTAGTATTCACATGGGAAACAATAGTTTCTCTATGGGACCTGATATGATGATGCCATTTGATTTTGGCAATGAAATGAAGCCGGGGTTGAACGATGCTAATGCCCCATTTGGGCTTCCTACTACTGCAGAAGGAGTAGAGAATAGTAATGATAGCAGTAGAATGAATAGTATTTCGAGTAATTTAAAGGAGGAAGATAATTCGATGATCAGACAACAACCATCTCCAATGATTCCCAAGAAGGATGCTACAAATCATAGTTTCGACATAACCAATAATGTTCAGGAACCAAACTCTCCTTCAGGAGGGATGATTCCTGTATCAACAGGTGGGACTTATTCCGGTAGTGATGTGTCGAATCATACCCGTGATTCTTCTTCAGTCACTGGTACTCATGTATCCAGAGAAAGTGGTACCAGCAGCAGCTCTTTCGCCTTTCCATT ATTGGCTAGTGAAAGTGGGACAAAGAAAAGGTTAAATGCAGCTGCTCCTGAACAACCGACTGTAGCAATAATAGATGATCATGATCGAGTGGAGGAGAAACCAAAATCAGGGCCACAAACTGTACCAGAAGCAGAAACAGCAGCAGCAAATCAAGCTAATGGTGGAGAAAAGAAAACATCATGGTTGTCTTGTTTTTCTTGTTTCAGTAGGTTTAATTGCAAAATGTCTAATCAATCAGGTTGTTTCGCGAAAGGAAACGACAAAGAAGACAAAGTTGATGATTGA
- the LOC124926066 gene encoding exocyst complex component EXO70E2-like, producing the protein MHMGECQCVVARLEGGDSLIKAVEHIVKALKINRRNLTNDERKILADLGSQLTSIANMIEEDKDELGLSEVEKRFNTARDKIMNWELDQSMIWDSGSEEVNDYLKAVGEVREVVETLEGLNLIKDSEEDKLLRKTNDVLQTAMARLEEEFTHLLINFRQPSEPGQMSFRSSEEDVIDAGSTLSFGDESVDQDIGGSMSISRNSSADYIIDLVHPSIIPDLKCIANLMFDCNYDRECTRAFVNVRRDALDDCLYILEIEKSSIEDVLKMEWGNLSSKIKKWVRAMKIFVRVYLASEKWLSDQIFEDLGTVGSISFAEASKASILQLLNFGEAIAIGPFLPEKLISVLNMYEVLSDLVPEIDAMFTNVKTECQDVLARLGICVKATFDEFKTAVASKTSTNPFAGGGIHPITKYVMNYIKTLTDYSETLNLLLKDTNEKQSSSPFSSPDKDQEDDDIPTKTSPSNVPSLSAITSQFGSLISILETNLEDKSKLYKSEPLSHIFLMNNIRYVAEKVKGSELRTILGDEWTRKRNWKVQHHAMGYERATWSSILTPIREREDSGGSGSGSISKTLLKERLQSFYVAFEEVYKSQSGWLVPDEQLREDIRISTSLNVVQAYRNFVGRHVHNHHLSEKNIKYTADDLENCILDLFEGAPRSLRSLHKK; encoded by the coding sequence ATGCATATGGGTGAGTGTCAATGTGTGGTGGCGAGGTTGGAAGGAGGAGATAGTTTAATCAAGGCAGTTGAACATATAGTGAAAGCATTAAAGATAAATAGAAGAAACTTAACAAATGATGAAAGGAAGATATTAGCTGATCTGGGTTCTCAATTGACCTCCATAGCTAATATGATTGAAGAAGATAAGGATGAATTAGGTTTGAGCGAGGTTGAGAAGCGTTTTAATACGGCACGAGACAAGATCATGAACTGGGAACTTGATCAATCCATGATATGGGATTCGGGATCGGAAGAAGTTAACGATTACTTGAAGGCTGTGGGGGAAGTTAGGGAAGTGGTGGAAACTTTGGAGGGTTTGAATCTGATTAAGGACAGTGAAGAGGATAAGCTTTTAAGGAAGACGAATGATGTTCTTCAGACGGCAATGGCGAGGCTGGAAGAAGAGTTCACTCACTTACTTATCAATTTCAGACAGCCATCGGAGCCTGGTCAAATGTCTTTTCGATCGAGTGAAGAGGATGTTATTGATGCCGGTTCTACTCTTTCTTTTGGCGATGAATCGGTTGATCAGGATATTGGGGGAAGTATGAGCATTAGTAGAAACAGCTCGGCTGATTACATAATCGACTTGGTTCATCCGTCCATCATACCGGACCTCAAATGCATAGCCAATCTCATGTTTGATTGTAACTACGACCGCGAGTGCACTCGGGCTTTTGTCAACGTGAGGCGAGACGCGCTGGATGATTGTCTCTATATCCTCGAGATAGAAAAATCGAGCATTGAGGATGTTCTGAAGATGGAATGGGGGAACTTGAGCTCGAAAATAAAGAAATGGGTACGTGCCATGAAAATCTTCGTCCGAGTGTATCTCGCCAGCGAGAAATGGCTAAGCGATCAGATATTCGAGGATCTCGGAACTGTAGGCTCCATTTCGTTTGCGGAGGCTTCCAAGGCTTCAATCTTACAACTACTAAACTTCGGTGAAGCCATAGCAATCGGTCCTTTCCTGCCTGAAAAACTGATTTCTGTACTCAACATGTACGAGGTTTTGTCTGATCTTGTTCCCGAGATAGATGCTATGTTCACCAACGTTAAAACTGAGTGCCAGGATGTTCTCGCCAGATTAGGAATATGCGTGAAGGCGACATTCGATGAATTCAAGACAGCAGTCGCCTCCAAGACGTCAACGAATCCTTTCGCAGGTGGTGGAATCCATCCTATAACTAAATACGTTATGAATTACATTAAAACCCTGACGGATTACAGCGAAACACTAAACCTACTCCTCAAGGACACGAATGAAAAACAATCATCGTCGCCCTTTTCTTCACCAGACAAAGACCAAGAAGATGACGATATCCCAACTAAAACCTCTCCATCGAATGTGCCGTCGTTGTCAGCTATAACAAGCCAATTCGGATCGCTAATTTCAATCCTGGAAACAAACCTGGAGGATAAGTCCAAATTGTACAAGTCTGAACCACTCAGCCACATATTCTTGATGAACAATATAAGGTATGTGGCTGAAAAGGTGAAGGGTTCGGAATTGAGGACCATCTTGGGTGATGAATGGACACGTAAACGTAATTGGAAGGTCCAACACCACGCGATGGGCTACGAGCGGGCAACCTGGAGCTCTATTCTCACGCCAATAAGGGAAAGGGAAGATTCAGGGGGTTCAGGGTCCGGTTCCATCTCCAAGACCTTACTCAAGGAGAGGCTGCAGAGCTTTTACGTCGCGTTTGAGGAGGTGTATAAGAGTCAGAGCGGATGGTTAGTACCGGATGAACAACTACGCGAGGATATAAGGATCTCCACTTCACTGAATGTGGTCCAAGCCTATAGGAACTTTGTTGGAAGGCATGTTCATAATCATCATCTTAGTGAAAAGAATATCAAATATACAGCCGATGATCTTGAGAACTGCATCTTGGATCTTTTCGAAGGAGCTCCAAGATCCTTACGCAGCCTTCATAAGAAATGA